Below is a window of Onychostoma macrolepis isolate SWU-2019 chromosome 06, ASM1243209v1, whole genome shotgun sequence DNA.
aaccaGCTCCTGGGATATGAAGTTCCCATGGTTGAAGAAACAACCTATTACGTTTTTGGCAGAGAGGGAAAGGAATAGACTAAGAAAGAGAttcttaaaacaaaatgtaggtTTCAGGATCTTACCGGTTGCGGGGGTAGTTGCGCGTAAGGCTGATTGGAGAGGAGCCAGTTTTGTAGTTTCCTGCTGTGCCAAAGCCATTAACAaatgtgctgttgggaaatggaGCCTGCAAAATGAATCAACAGCTGAGATTAACCCACACATCCTCAAACTACTACAAATtgaattcacatttttgtgaCATGGCCAAAGCACCTCTTTACATTAATGTGATATGCTAAATGAACCAAATAACTGTTGGCATGGTAACCATTCAGAAGGGATTCAACTGCCCTGACTTCACTGCAGCAAGTCCCCTGCAGCTCGGCCTGCAATAACAACCCTGATAACAAACTAACTCCATCAGCTTATACCTTCAGCCTTCACGACTGCAATACAAAGGTAACAAAAAAGGCTAACATAAAAGATAGCTTATTTGATGAGTCACATTCAAAGTGActctaaaatgactaaatgaacTGCTACAATGGTCAGCCATAGCAAATAGTAAAGTGACCCTCAGATCTCATAATCTTAACGCTCACTGGGACAggagtgacagagagagagagagagagagagagagagagagagagagacagagagacagagagagagagagagagagagagagagagagagagagagaggaaaagtgAGATAAAAGTAGCAGAAAAGACAAAGAACTCCCAAAATCTTCTGATCACTCCCCTGCTTCCCTCTATGCGCTTAGTTTATCATCACTGGgtcaaaacatcatttttttcatatatatctTTCATAAATAGCAACATTTGTATTTCTACACAGgtttttgatattcttttttttttttttaaacaccttttAGGCAAGGAAGTGTTAAATCCAAGTGACAGTAAACAccttacattgttacaaaaaagtgtgtttttcaaaaactttaattCAGAGAAAACCATTATACATGTTCAACAATTTTATGTAACACCATTTTTAACTGTGATAAGAATTGTTTCTTGATCACCAAATCAGCAGAACATGTGGTAGTGTTCATCTTATTACATGGGGGATTTTCACTGCAATTCActtgaatcttttgattcatttttaacaCTTAATTTTTCAAGATTAAGTTCTCACCAGTGGCGTTTCAAAGTAAGGGGTCGGTGAGGGGGTCCATGTCTGTGGCAGGAGGCTATAGACAGGGTACTGCTGTGGAGGCTGGTACACCTGCTGCAGGTAAACTGGAGACGAGTACTGTGACGGAGTGGAGTAAACCCCAGAGTCTACGGCCCCATAACCGTTCTTAGCAAAGAACGTGTTTATGGCCTTGATTCGAGCCTGCCAACACAAACATACAAAGAGACACCTGTATTAAAACCAGAACATCTAAAAGATCATTCATTATGGGTTacaccatagactgtaaaaaaaggaGGGCGACACGTCTCCGCTTCCTTTCACTATTTAAAAGTGAAGCCAAATGATCTCAATGTGGCCGTTGCCATCTCGAGAAAATGACatcatttggagcccgagtctgcgcagtagagttgTGAGGAGGAGCcgcggaatcaaactcccgcACACCCAACCAACCATAACGACACACCctgtttttatagcatcaaattactagctaaaattaaactaatcacaaaaatgaacaactgaACATATCAGTGTGATaactaccttaaatgaccaaaaccatatttcagaaaattgtattggaagtgtaatttattttttattttgactcaaGTCCCATTCCTTTACATGGAGAGGgtggggtttatgacctgtactgcagccagcctCCAGGGGGCTATCAAAGAGCCCGCGGCTCCACTTTTCATGACATGTGAGGCACACCCGGGTTACACTCAAAATGTGAAACTAAAGGGATACCATAAATGACATCAGTATTCACATTTGTCTAAACATAAATAACAGTATATTTACCTCCCTAAATCAGCAATTACTGTTATAAATGTCTACCAGTGTCTCAGCAGGGCACTTGAGAGCAGATTCCCTTCATGTGGCACAAACATCTCTCATGCATTACTCATACAGACGCCTTTTGTTTGACTATTTATAGATGTGGGCCCCACaagataaaatgcattttgtttgattttgaaCAGAGCAAAAACAGCCTGTTTAGTGGATTACGTAATCCCATGCACTGTCTGTGGGGTCTTTCCTATTGGTTACATATTGACGGGATAACTGATCAATGATTGGTTGAAAGAACAAGGGTCAAAGTTGAGTACTTCAGAGAATCCAGTTAATCATCACAGCATTCAGAGTGGTCAAGGTGACACTAGCTGTATTTGAAGTGTCAGCCAGGAATGCACACATTCAGGGTGCTTAAATTACAGCTGATCTAACAGAAGAGATGGCAGCACAATGTACTCACCATAATTGGTTTGCCCTGAAAGGTTTTGACTTCTTCACGCAAGTATCTGTAGGCCTGTAAAACAATGTGACATTAGTCAATGCAGAAAACAATGTTTCCATTTAATAAACCAGCATAGAAAAGCAAAAACACTTTAGGCATCATTAATGCAATAACAGCAGAGCAAATGTGCGTATTTATTAGTGTATCAGACCACTACTGCAGCTGTTACAAGGTTTTAACCCTTTCAAATGGAGCAGGTAACTAAATCAGTGGTTAACTTACAATaacttaatataaaacaaaggcaAAGTCTTTAACTACTGCTTTTTAGATTTCCTTAtgacaatttaataataataacggcAAACAGAAAGTTACACATAATATTGATTAGAAAGTCATATCACAGGAAATAAATTCAAGCAATTTTTACTTGCATCATatgatctaaacaaaaacaaatccaaAACACAATATGGTGGCACACCATCCTCATATATGATTTTTACCAATTATTTATACAGACATTATTCCATGAGAAAGGACTTTTGTGCATGTTTGTCAAAAATACCTGCTGAGCATCAGTGTCAGACTGGAATGTGATGTACCAGTTGTTATTGTGTGCAAACTCCACACTGATAACCTGCGGACACTTCTCACTTTTAAACAGGGCCTCCACCTcctgacagagagaaaaaaGCATCAGTCAGCAAATCAAAAGAATAAGTAAACGCTACTGACAAACAAGAGGCCAGACATCCCTCAGATCTCATAATCTCACGGTCATTAGGGCAAAATCCACTGTactgagagacagacagagagagagacagacagacagacagagagagacagacagacagagagagaataaataaagaaagataagagttagaaagaaagagaaagacagaattCTCAACAGCAGCAATGGTTCTGGATCCTTCCAAGCGCGATACTGATCATCATCGGGGTGACCACAGTAATGATAACCAAAGTTCTACCATATACAGCCACAAGAGATGAGCATAAAGTGTGGTCTCACCTCTACAGGTGTGGTCTCAGGAACCTCTCTGAGGATGATGATGCATCGCTTGTGGTTTGGCCGTACCTTCTCACCCTTCTCATCCACCTGCACCATGGGAGAGGCTAAGGAGGACAGAAAACAAGGAATTAACAAAGCATTGCAAGGCATGAACAAACTTTGAGACTGTGGtcaggttttgtttgttttacctcGTAGCACCTCAAGTATCAGGTCCATATCAGTAGTCAGCAGTTTGACCCCCTCCATACTTGCAATAGTCCAAATAGGGATAAACTGATCACTGTCCATCTGAGACATCAGGTAAAGGTCCTTGGAGAGATTCTCTCTGTAGGAAACAAATGTAATGAACAGATGTTCAACACTTACAGTGATTTTCACTGCAAGGTCAGTGTGCATATAAGAGTTCCAATGGATAAAATCGTTGAATACTTAAGTGTATATAGAGGGAAAATATCATTTGAATGTCTGCTTTGCTAACTAAAAGCCTCCATTGCATAATGTGCATATTCCATTGATGGAGTACTGAATACTATCATGTTATCACGGCACTAAAGGACTAATTTGCTTAAGtttacacatgcaaatagaaaaaaaaaaatagaccaGAGAACCAACTTTTCACAGAAGTGTGCATTCCTTCTGGAATACAGAATTATTCCTGCACACTGTACCATGTGCAAAACTACACATTTTCAGACTAGACTAGTCAGTAGGTTTCCGGAACAATTAGTCAACTATTTGGTCCCAAGGAAGCCTTATAAAACATGGATGGTTTCAGTTAACCTTATCGGACATGTTTGGGGTTGCAAGAAATGTctcaaaaaacactgaaaagttGAACTTCGTCTTAAACACAACACTTGAAACATTATGCTGAAAAACAGTGCAACAGCCAAAGACATACGTCTGAATGAATCCGCGTGCAAGTTTCTTAAAGGtcatgatttaaaaacaaaaacaaagatgcTTTTAATACTCAGTGCTCAAAAGCACTGCAGCTAAAATACCAAAAACTAACAGTGGATGAATATTTAGAAATGCCTAATATTTGGAATATAATTATCAGCATCAGGCCATCCAACGAGTCATTGAATACTTAActacaattgtttttttgttttttaaatctggTTAATACACAAGTATTGGTCAATCCAATAatttccaaaacaaatattttttaattaactcaGGAATAGGTTACTGAACAATTACTGACTTTCCAATTAAATCACACACAAGAACTAAATGACGTTTGGCATCCAATGACCATACTGGGTTAGCAACGAGAAagcttccaaaaaaatattttggtgaGCTATTTTTCAAGTGTCAAATTTTCAAATTAAACTGCCCTTATTTGGCAACCAACAATTACAATAttgcccaaaaaaaaaaaaaaaaaaaaaaaactacttcaATCGGATCATCTACATCAAATCACTTCCAATATCATAGGTCCATTGTGACATTGCATTTAATTAGtgaatgaaaatttgctcaaGCAAGAGTAAATAAGCACTGCTCTACTGGGCAGATGATTATGAATTTCCATTCATCCATTACACAATTACGTAATAAGGGGGAGCAGGTGTTAGCATGTCTGGGCGTACAGTGGGCGTTaccttgagaagcaaaattctAGCTGCTTCTTCAGTGACTCCTTCAGACTCTCTTCAGACAGCGGAGGCTGCTCCTCGACCATCTCACCCTCCACTGAGCAACACAAAACATATACACAACCCAAATGACAATCAGCCAGTAAGCAGCACTGGAATGGAGTGGAACTGAAGTGTGACAGTGGGTGTATGTGACAGACCTGGTTCAAAGAGTGGGTAAGCCAGTTCTGTGGACTCCATGCCATTCAACATGCTGTTCTCAATAGGAGGGGCTGACTCAGAGTCACCATAGCCAACACCATACTCCTTGAAACCTACAGAGGAGAAACGACAGTAGTAAATGAGTTTGCAAGCTTACTGATCACTTATCGTGTAAGAACAGCGATAGGCCATTTAACCCTCAGATCTCATAATCTCACGGTCATTAGGGCAGACACACTCCACTGAGAGAATGAGCAAGAAATTTAGCCTGAGAATTAGAGAAAGATTGAAAAAGAACAGAATGGAGATAGTGAGAGAAGAAATGAGAATGAGAGATCTCTACAGTGAGAATGGTTCTGGGTCCTTCCAAGCGCGATACTGATCATCACTGGGTTTTAGCAAACTTTAATATCACACTCCAAAATGGTCATAGCTGCCAACAACACTTGCAAAGAATCTAGCCATTTCCCAAAAAGATGAACTAGTGTGTAGAAATAAACTCTTAAGTTCTCCACATAACTCAAAGCATATGGGTTTTGAGTGACATGTAGATATTGAAAAttttgggcctcattcatgaaacacggGCAGAACGAATTTGTGTGTAAATCGTTCATAAAGCCATTTTGACGTTcgaattcataaaaatattttcaaaatgttagttggtaCGAAAGAATATTCCACTGCATTTCTGGACAAGCAATTTGCGTAGCTGTAATTCATAGGTGAGCATTATGATAATTGTGAATGAGCGTGCAGGAGCACCCTATTTACCAATGattggaattcattaacatacaCGTTTAACTCAAAACGGACGTTTCCGAAGCATTTGTGAATCTGGAGGAGAGTTTTCAGGAAGGTCTGTTTTAGGCGCAAATTACTCATTTacgtttcatgaatgaggcccaattTTCCCACATTTAATTACAGCACTAAACAAATGGCAATCAAGATACATACCTTCCGACTCTTCGGTGGAGACAGTATCTGCTTGTGGCCAATGGCACGTCTCCGTGGCTGCCTCTGGAGCCTGGGTGGTTGGTGCAGACATTTCCTGCCACACTTTAGCATTGGGATTCAGACCGGCCCCCTTGGTGGTCACCTTGAAGACAAGGTTAAACAAATTCTGGGTTAATACAGTACTCATTTTTACAGTTAGATTTACACGTCACAGTAGAATAAAATCAGCAGAAATGTCAACATTTAACTGTGCCTTCATTTAAACTGAATTATAAGACTATTAAGTAGAACACTGCTGATCATTTAATAACCTATTATCATGCATTGGAAATAGACAGCCATCTATCGTAGCACAAATGTATCAAAGTTCATGTTTAAGGAACAGGCAACAATGTAGCTAGGCGTCAGTGTATTAGGCAAATAGTTATCCACCCTGTTTCACAGTACGGTGGGAAggtaaccacaaaaaaaaaaaaaatatcctgaAAAACTTGCCTTCTGAATACACATTAGCAGAATCTACTTCTCAAAGCTTGCTAGTCACAGCTGTTGAACAAACCACTGATAACGGacaaaactgcaaacactttgGTAGCAACTTTACAAGTATCTGACTTAAATTTCAATTGTGATTACAAAATGACAACATTCCGCTGAAAATCAACTTGCATAACAGACATTTTCAAGTGCACCAAAAATGCAACAGTGGGCTACAAAGGCCAATAGGTCTCTTTAGTAACAATGGAACTAATTCAGGAATGCATagataaaatatttgatttgacacCGCATTGCATTTTTGCAGTTTCCCCCAAACATTcactcaaaaagtgaaaaactaCTTTAAGTCACTTTCACTTGGGGGGTGGGGATCTCTGAAGGGTTAACAGACACGACGCTATCAAAGTTTCACATGACACGCTGAGGAACAAATTACAACGCCGCTTCCACCTTGCTGTAATGTAAAAGTAGCAATTCGAAATACATAAAACAGAACTTACATCTGCTATGTCAAGAAATGAAACATTGCACTATAGCCACAACCTTGGCGAAGGACGTCTGAAGAGCACGGTGAAGGAATACAAACCCCACAGGACAGGCATGGGCACTAACTATTAACACACTTGATTTAAAAACCAGAACCGCACACAACTTCTTCCTCTAACTTCTCTATACTTTATACTACTGCGCTCGATCAGGGATGAAGCTCATTCACAAGATCCATTACTTACCCGACGCGACACTCCATGCATAGGCTGGAGGTTTTAAATAGTCGGCCTTTCACCCATTTAATCTGATTAGCCACTCTGATAAAACAGAGCGAGAGTTTAGAGCGAACAGCTACAAACCTGCATCCGAAACGCAGGCTGGTTAACCTGACTAGCGCTTTATTGGATTTGGACGggttaaagttatttttgaacTAAAGGTTAAATTAAAAGCCGAGGCAATTCGTGGATACCTTTAATATTCGCTTTAGTAGTGATCCGCACTGATACATTTTACGTATTTTGTGTAACAGTTAAATAAAAGACGCTGGCTAAACAGCTAGCATTTGTTGCGCGCACGTGGATATTCGCTGTCGACGGTCGGTTCGCGTCCGTATAAACAAAGTCTTACATAGCAGATTAACTAATCTTGCTTATCGCTAACtactcattttaaatttaaaaaaaagaaaaaaagactgcactacaaaaccacaacaaattcttCTCCTTGTTGAACTCATGGCAGGCGCCATCGAGCCGAACCCATGCCGCAGCTGTGAAGAACCTTCGCGGTCGCCAAAATGACCTCATTAAACTCACCTCCACAAACAACAGCATGGTCTTCTCCCCCAACAACGTTATCACTCGCTAGATATCCAGTAGGCGAATTAACCTAGCTCACAATAACGCAGCACTGGATTCCACTTCTTTCCGTTTAAAGCAAAAGTGCAAGTTCACAGCCGAAGAGTTTCGCGGCCACTCATCATCTGCATCAATCCCCTTTGCTCTGCGTAAGCATCTACACGGCGTTTAACGAGTCTGATTGGCCGTGCGCTAGTCTTTCCTTTGCCTCTTTTGTGTTCACATGCAGAAGCACGCTTTGAATATTTCCCGCCCACCGTTATAGGATTGGTGCGTGCTGGAATACGTCATAATGAATCTCCGTATGATTGGAGCGGCCTTACGTCTGTCAAACTTCTGTTCAAGTTACCGGAACTGTAACCTCTGCCACCGAGCTCACTGCTGAGCACGTGGCGACAGCTGAAACAAATGCTATATAGGCCTGACAAGAAATGAACGAATGAATGtagttaaaataaacaatatccaAATAACATTACATTCCGAAACAATAAAACCAACTTCAAAGATGAAATTTGTGTTGCTGTATGACACGGTGTCTAATATCATTGTGTCAGGAAGCACCTAATAGTACTGGGAACGCCCAATTCAGATCATGGACAATCTGTTGTTTGGACCTCGATACAATAATTCGCTGTTGAAGACTAATGCAGAACAAACCGAGACTTGACAAAAGCTTAAATCACCATATAAAGTCTTTTGGAACTTTCTAATAAAAAGTGTCACTCAgacaaaatattaaagtatGCTATTTTgctcaaaacaatattaaacatACAATACTTcgtttatgtaattatttaggAAAGTGCATAGTTtcccaaaatttaaattttctacTGCTGGAATTGTAACTCTGGGAATCTCTACACTAGCTTGTTAGAAACCAAAGTGAATTGTATTTTATTCTGAATTTACACATAGGAAAGTTAAAACAGAGGTTCTCAAGCACTGGGCTGGAGCCAACTAGGGGGCAAATGCATTAGGTACCCTCAATTAGTTTAAAATTAGGGGGGTAAAagcattaaattgtttttattttgatatttcttgttttaatgtACCTCCTCAAAAACCTAGTctacttttaaaagtataatttctaGACCTGCAAAAgtcatgtaaattaataaaactgtaaaacgtAATGGGcattttattatgaatatacatttttctagtTTTACCGAGCACTGAAATATTTTACGGGGTAGAAATTTTGAGTACaagttgttttttaaaatcCTTATCCTTAATCCTTATCATGAACAACTATCCATTTATTATCATGAATATGAAGTGTGATGTGAGAATGAGACTCTTTAATGATGTTATTGTACAAATTTGAGTTAGGAATTATCTCGCTTTCCTAGCAACTACtcagcaaccacctagcaatgcCCCAACAAACAACAACTCTGAACACTTTAGCAATCACATTGTTAGGCAGGCCAACATTCTTTGAAATTTCAAATCTCCTTTCAAACTTACTACAAATTCAGTCTTTGAAAACTTCCTTCCATTCAAAgtttgtttttgctctttataaTTAATAGTCATTTCTCAAGGCTGACATTCACTTTTTATGCTGTCATTGTGGTAAGTGACAGTTCAGATGACTGAATGCCATAATTAACAAAGTGGGGCACAGAGAGAGcgtgagaaagaaagaacgtAAATCATGATCttctggaaaagtcatggagaCTTTAAATATTGTTGTGGACAATGGGGGGCCTTGGGCTCAAAATGCTTTCAAAGGATTCTCACAGGTTATATTGATGTCTGCATAATTCTGAAAGATAGAGAGACTCCTGCAGAACAGACTTGGCACATCTAGGACAGaaactggaaacaaaacatcaatCCGCTTCATTTTGTTGCAAGTCCACATCTGACACCAGTAtccttttaatattatattcaatATTATTACCACATTATTACCAATGAATAGCATCTATAATGGTGCTTTTTACAGGTAAAATGAAGGGTTTTTATGTTAAAGCTGACTTTCCTCACCATGTTAAAACATTCATTCCAATGACCAAGCCACTTAAGCCTCTTTAATACTCAACAAATGACCACTGCCGTCATTCATACAGGCATGATACAAGAATCTAAGCAAATCTTTAACAGCAGTATGTGCCTGATTAATGTATAATATACCTGCAATCAAATGTGTGTCACAGCTAGAAATTAAACCATGTTCAAATGGAAAAACACCTCATTCTGCTTGATTTGTTAGACAAGAATATCATCAGCATTGCTTTATATGACaacaatttaatacatttcatttataatgatggttttcatcattttaaaatgctctttTTATCAATATAGATTattaaatggaaatgtttttCTTTGACAGTTATACCCAGTATTATTACTCAAGCAACTcgaaaaaaaaatagcatggtTAAAAAAAGTAGTTAATTATAACCTAAAGCAAGCTGTCACGTGGTCGTCATGTAGTTTCATAAATTTCCAAATGACGTTAGCCCATAGTAATAGAAAAGTTGTCAACATTAACTTTGCGTCCTAAAGCCATGAAATCGTTGCTAAATTACAGCAGAGCTCCGCCGACCAGGATATGAACACGTGCTATGTAATTTATGCGCAGACGAAGCCTTGGTGGCAATATATTTAGTTTATGTTGCCTAGTAATGTCATCTTACTGAGGTCCGACTTAAAGCCGGCTACCCAGACCCAGCTTATATTCAACTACGCGGTTATTAAGCCTAGCAATTTCAGTGGATCGATATTTAAGTCGCAAACGCGCGCAAGGACACAGGTAGTTTGTCAACATATTGCAAGTACATACTAGTGCTTACCATTTCGATAAACAGCCACTCTGTGGTCTAAATACGTTTGTTCTAAATATGGACGTGCTGCATTATATAAACGAAAAGTTATCACACAGTAACGTCGTgtttggggggtgggggggttaAGTGCCGATTCAGCACCACAGGCCTGAGCTCACCATGCCGCCTTGGTCCTCGCCGGTTTTCTCCTCTTGATCTCGGGCGACTGATCCCGGCTCGACCTCCTCCTTCTGTTGCGCTTGGCTGCTGCTCTCCGAAGTCATCGGCCGCCTTTGGCTCTGCGATCAAGCGCCGTGCGCCTCCTCGCCGATCCGCcactcctctcctcctctcgcCGGCTGAACGCAACAAGCGCTTGCTCTAGTTAGTTAGGGTCGGTTAGTCTTACCGTTTCAGAAACTCAACGaatgaaggaaggaagaaaaGGGATCACTGCCGCTTGCGAATCTATCTCCAGTACGGGTCTACTTCATACTCTAATAAGCCTTAATGGGCATCAGCGAGCGTTTCTGACAGACGGCAGACATTCACGCACCGCCACCGTCCCGACAGACAATGCGAGCACCCCCTCCATCGCGCTCTCTCTTCCCTGGTAACAGAGCTCAACACGAGCTGCGCCGCATAGCAACCAGCAGGCGCTCGCGCCGCATAGCGACAGACGCGCAGTGAAACTGCAGCCGGGTAACTGCGAAGCATGACACAG
It encodes the following:
- the larp4ab gene encoding la-related protein 4 isoform X1; this encodes MTSESSSQAQQKEEVEPGSVARDQEEKTGEDQGGMVTTKGAGLNPNAKVWQEMSAPTTQAPEAATETCHWPQADTVSTEESEGFKEYGVGYGDSESAPPIENSMLNGMESTELAYPLFEPVEGEMVEEQPPLSEESLKESLKKQLEFCFSRENLSKDLYLMSQMDSDQFIPIWTIASMEGVKLLTTDMDLILEVLRASPMVQVDEKGEKVRPNHKRCIIILREVPETTPVEEVEALFKSEKCPQVISVEFAHNNNWYITFQSDTDAQQAYRYLREEVKTFQGKPIMARIKAINTFFAKNGYGAVDSGVYSTPSQYSSPVYLQQVYQPPQQYPVYSLLPQTWTPSPTPYFETPLAPFPNSTFVNGFGTAGNYKTGSSPISLTRNYPRNRLPLYSRKNVINAFRNHVKPQPRADVCQLTETSSGTGSPQPPCTPTSDTTASTLTPLSEPPASPRENHHSDFSSRARRGSYRGIRRRREEERTRQNPESEVKAPPPNFDLATTNFPPLPGGVPSRLPGVTVQTESVLENRMADVVKGISRDKPETSKQDVSQDPGTCPAEAQLTGPSTPAPKLPATKQDTPTTSTSNQVKRPEKEVQVSDAPPDLASVTTKHVQPISAPKPSRSQSSTSSTASTPPVPASATVQEPRKLSYAEVCQRPPKDPPPAPAAPPSPSPTPSPTTNQPLRELRVNKAEGPASSRCSPGEKLEKGNESRTPREQTGYQRGNGPRGTGFKLREQQRRPLQGRRSSPQMGYNRRSGKEQNIPPRSPK
- the larp4ab gene encoding la-related protein 4 isoform X2 codes for the protein MTSESSSQAQQKEEVEPGSVARDQEEKTGEDQGGMVTTKGAGLNPNAKVWQEMSAPTTQAPEAATETCHWPQADTVSTEESEGFKEYGVGYGDSESAPPIENSMLNGMESTELAYPLFEPVEGEMVEEQPPLSEESLKESLKKQLEFCFSRENLSKDLYLMSQMDSDQFIPIWTIASMEGVKLLTTDMDLILEVLRASPMVQVDEKGEKVRPNHKRCIIILREVPETTPVEEVEALFKSEKCPQVISVEFAHNNNWYITFQSDTDAQQAYRYLREEVKTFQGKPIMARIKAINTFFAKNGYGAVDSGVYSTPSQYSSPVYLQQVYQPPQQYPVYSLLPQTWTPSPTPYFETPLAPFPNSTFVNGFGTAGNYKTGSSPISLTRNYPRNRNHVKPQPRADVCQLTETSSGTGSPQPPCTPTSDTTASTLTPLSEPPASPRENHHSDFSSRARRGSYRGIRRRREEERTRQNPESEVKAPPPNFDLATTNFPPLPGGVPSRLPGVTVQTESVLENRMADVVKGISRDKPETSKQDVSQDPGTCPAEAQLTGPSTPAPKLPATKQDTPTTSTSNQVKRPEKEVQVSDAPPDLASVTTKHVQPISAPKPSRSQSSTSSTASTPPVPASATVQEPRKLSYAEVCQRPPKDPPPAPAAPPSPSPTPSPTTNQPLRELRVNKAEGPASSRCSPGEKLEKGNESRTPREQTGYQRGNGPRGTGFKLREQQRRPLQGRRSSPQMGYNRRSGKEQNIPPRSPK